From the genome of Spirosomataceae bacterium TFI 002, one region includes:
- a CDS encoding DNA polymerase-3 subunit gamma/tau, translated as MEKFVVSARKYRPTTFDSVVGQSHITTTLKNAIKTEHLAQAFLFCGPRGVGKTTCARILAKTINCTNVTADIEPCHTCTSCKNFTENASFNIHELDAASNNSVEDIRNLIDQVRFPPQDGKYKVYIIDEVHMLSSAAFNAFLKTLEEPPSYAIFILATTEKHKILPTILSRCQIFDFNRIKIKDMADHLTAIAGKENIEVEAEAMELIAQKADGGLRDALSMFDLNVTFSEDSKITYAEVLENLHVLDHDYYFKIVDALYASDLSQSLLLFDEILSKGFDGHQFVSGLNSHIRNLLVGSDAATVKLMEVSESVKGRFLQQAKDVDTSFLLSALSLGSQIDLTFKTAKNQRLHVEIGLMKMAHIVNVLNLRDLPAQADEKKKPNEQLNAAPVASQSVVNQPVVNKEAEVVQTKPETAAVVPSSPTPKKKFSKLKSVADLEEEVLAPAAKAKLAQEEDRSQFKENVELNEVTLKTALMNFADTLQKQSEKVIAKSDFLLKGNEMELQIMNQTLMDVFLTLKQDLLDFIRKEVSNYDLQISAILTAKTKEAKPRTEEEKFRAMLEKNPALKDLKDHLGLDLVY; from the coding sequence ATGGAGAAATTCGTTGTCTCGGCGAGAAAATATAGACCTACTACCTTTGATTCGGTTGTTGGTCAGTCGCACATTACAACTACATTAAAAAATGCAATAAAGACGGAGCATTTGGCTCAGGCGTTTTTGTTTTGCGGACCACGTGGAGTAGGTAAAACTACTTGTGCACGAATATTGGCCAAAACCATTAACTGTACAAATGTTACAGCGGATATAGAGCCTTGTCATACCTGTACATCGTGTAAGAATTTCACGGAAAACGCCTCTTTCAATATCCATGAGTTAGATGCGGCTTCTAATAACTCTGTGGAAGACATTCGAAACTTGATTGACCAAGTTCGATTTCCTCCTCAAGATGGGAAGTATAAGGTTTATATCATTGATGAGGTTCACATGCTTTCATCAGCGGCTTTCAACGCCTTTTTGAAAACCTTGGAGGAGCCGCCTTCATATGCCATTTTTATATTGGCAACAACTGAGAAGCACAAGATTCTCCCTACTATTTTGAGTCGTTGTCAGATTTTTGATTTCAATAGAATCAAAATTAAGGACATGGCGGATCATCTGACCGCAATTGCTGGAAAAGAAAATATAGAGGTAGAAGCAGAAGCGATGGAGCTCATTGCCCAAAAAGCCGACGGTGGTTTGCGTGATGCTCTTTCCATGTTTGACCTTAATGTAACTTTCTCAGAAGATAGTAAGATTACATATGCGGAGGTTTTAGAAAACCTTCACGTATTGGACCATGACTATTATTTCAAAATAGTGGATGCCTTATACGCTAGTGACTTAAGTCAAAGTCTCCTCCTTTTTGATGAAATTTTGTCCAAAGGCTTCGATGGACATCAATTTGTTTCTGGTTTGAATAGCCATATCCGTAATCTACTGGTAGGTAGTGATGCTGCTACTGTGAAATTGATGGAGGTTTCTGAATCTGTAAAAGGAAGATTCTTACAGCAAGCGAAGGATGTAGATACTAGTTTTTTGCTTTCAGCACTTAGTTTAGGAAGTCAAATTGACCTTACTTTTAAAACTGCTAAGAATCAAAGACTGCATGTAGAAATTGGGCTTATGAAAATGGCTCATATTGTAAATGTGCTTAATCTTAGAGATTTACCTGCTCAGGCGGACGAAAAAAAAAAGCCTAACGAGCAGTTAAATGCTGCCCCAGTAGCATCTCAGTCTGTTGTGAATCAGCCGGTTGTGAACAAGGAAGCGGAGGTTGTTCAAACTAAGCCTGAAACTGCTGCGGTTGTTCCTTCAAGTCCTACGCCCAAAAAGAAGTTCTCGAAACTAAAGTCGGTTGCGGACTTAGAAGAAGAAGTGCTTGCTCCAGCAGCAAAAGCAAAATTAGCACAAGAAGAGGATCGTTCTCAATTCAAAGAAAATGTAGAATTGAATGAAGTTACTCTTAAAACTGCTTTAATGAATTTTGCGGATACGCTTCAAAAGCAATCGGAAAAAGTAATTGCTAAAAGTGATTTTTTGCTGAAAGGAAACGAAATGGAGTTGCAGATCATGAACCAGACACTCATGGATGTTTTCTTAACGCTCAAGCAAGATTTACTGGACTTTATCCGTAAGGAAGTAAGTAATTACGATCTTCAAATTAGTGCGATACTCACCGCCAAAACTAAAGAAGCCAAACCTCGAACAGAAGAAGAGAAGTTCAGAGCCATGCTTGAAAAAAATCCGGCTCTTAAAGATTTAAAAGATCACTTAGGACTTGATTTAGTATATTAG
- a CDS encoding CubicO group peptidase, beta-lactamase class C family: MNCKSLSKRFLVLLLLLFVSNAILAQGLIVEGMSIERLKKYGDFVDEQIAKERIPGAAILVYRNGKEVYRKKGGYSDAVDKTDMSMDGRFYIQSMTKPIITAAFMMLYEEGHFLLTDPVSKYIPAFKNLKVATDPSKGKASEAVPMDREITLAHLLTHTSGLSHGLGGTELDKDYAKTMYYTPHKTIQDRMNAMLELPLMFQPGTSWYYSAAPDVLSVLIEQFSGIPTDQFLQKRIFDPLEMRSTGYNIPAAEQAKMVKVHTLNDKGELIKGAYQPPMSNVTVWSGVNGLYSSPEDYVKFCHMLLNNGKANGNQLLGKKTIELMTTNNSASLRDKAGESFGLGFAIVENPGESHLLGSVGTFYWSGANNTHFFIDPKEKIVAVFMTQIAPYSDRFHEEMRRFVLQAVVD; encoded by the coding sequence ATGAATTGTAAGAGCTTATCGAAACGTTTTCTTGTTCTCCTTCTTTTATTATTTGTATCAAATGCCATCCTCGCTCAAGGTTTAATAGTGGAGGGGATGTCGATTGAACGCTTAAAGAAATATGGAGATTTTGTAGATGAGCAAATAGCTAAAGAAAGAATTCCTGGTGCTGCAATCCTTGTTTACCGAAATGGGAAAGAAGTCTATCGAAAAAAAGGAGGTTACAGTGACGCTGTAGATAAAACAGACATGTCAATGGACGGTAGGTTTTACATTCAATCCATGACGAAGCCAATCATAACTGCGGCGTTCATGATGCTGTACGAAGAAGGTCACTTTTTATTAACTGACCCAGTATCGAAATACATTCCGGCATTCAAAAACCTTAAAGTTGCTACTGATCCCAGTAAAGGAAAAGCTAGCGAGGCAGTTCCGATGGATCGGGAAATTACGCTTGCTCACTTGCTAACGCACACTTCAGGCTTGTCTCATGGCTTGGGTGGGACTGAGTTAGACAAGGACTACGCAAAAACAATGTATTACACACCGCACAAAACCATTCAAGATAGAATGAATGCAATGCTTGAACTTCCTCTGATGTTTCAGCCTGGTACTTCTTGGTATTACAGTGCGGCTCCTGATGTACTATCTGTTTTGATCGAACAATTTTCGGGAATCCCGACAGATCAGTTTCTTCAAAAACGAATTTTTGACCCATTGGAAATGAGAAGCACAGGATATAATATTCCGGCTGCTGAGCAAGCAAAAATGGTTAAGGTACACACGCTTAATGACAAAGGAGAACTCATCAAAGGTGCTTACCAACCACCAATGAGTAATGTTACAGTTTGGAGTGGAGTAAACGGGTTATACAGTTCACCAGAGGATTATGTAAAGTTTTGCCATATGCTTTTGAATAATGGAAAAGCGAACGGAAATCAGTTACTTGGCAAAAAGACCATTGAACTTATGACCACCAACAATTCCGCAAGCTTGAGAGACAAGGCTGGTGAGTCGTTTGGTTTGGGTTTTGCAATTGTTGAAAATCCCGGTGAGAGTCATCTATTAGGTTCAGTTGGTACCTTCTATTGGAGTGGAGCAAATAATACTCACTTCTTTATCGATCCCAAGGAAAAGATTGTTGCAGTATTTATGACACAAATAGCTCCATACTCCGATCGCTTTCACGAAGAAATGAGGCGATTTGTACTTCAGGCTGTGGTGGATTAA
- a CDS encoding LytTr DNA-binding domain-containing protein, translating into MENLKELVVLGARTSFDPTSVTYLEADINYTVIHNVDGKSRVISNTLKSVHAHLTGQGEFVRISRKFVVNMQYVKRFKNNQFVLSTGKKLMPSRRRLKGLTDIGH; encoded by the coding sequence ATGGAAAACTTAAAAGAATTAGTAGTACTGGGAGCACGAACTTCCTTTGACCCCACATCAGTAACATATTTAGAGGCAGACATCAACTATACCGTTATTCATAACGTGGATGGTAAATCTCGAGTAATATCAAATACCCTTAAAAGTGTCCATGCTCATCTCACAGGGCAAGGAGAATTCGTAAGAATCAGTAGAAAATTTGTTGTAAATATGCAGTACGTGAAGCGATTCAAAAACAATCAGTTTGTACTCAGCACAGGCAAAAAGCTAATGCCTTCAAGAAGGAGATTAAAGGGTTTAACAGACATAGGTCATTAA
- a CDS encoding membrane-associated protein, protein MDQIIDFFQYLMNSEEIIQTGGLIAIVLIVYIENGLFFGFFLPGDYLLFLSGVFAGLGLLKVTLVILLVGVISAAILGAFTGYFSGRLFGERITIKKDNLFFKQEYLTKTQKYFERYGPRTLVIARFLPIIRTFAPILAGLVKMNFLQFTLYNFIGAFLWAFILVGGGFYLGVHFPGIIDYVYLVIIFFLVITTFTVVKGYFNARKEIEN, encoded by the coding sequence ATGGACCAAATCATAGATTTTTTTCAATACCTAATGAACTCTGAGGAGATCATTCAAACCGGAGGATTAATTGCCATCGTGCTAATCGTATATATAGAAAATGGGCTTTTCTTTGGCTTTTTTCTACCAGGCGATTATCTACTTTTCCTTTCTGGTGTATTTGCAGGGCTAGGACTTTTAAAAGTTACCTTAGTTATTTTACTAGTTGGAGTCATTTCAGCAGCCATTCTTGGAGCATTTACGGGCTATTTCTCCGGGAGACTATTTGGAGAACGCATTACTATCAAAAAAGATAACCTATTTTTCAAGCAAGAGTATTTAACTAAAACTCAAAAGTACTTTGAAAGATATGGCCCTCGTACTTTAGTTATCGCTAGGTTTTTACCCATCATTAGAACGTTTGCTCCTATCCTTGCAGGCTTAGTCAAAATGAATTTCTTACAGTTTACATTGTATAATTTCATTGGTGCATTTCTTTGGGCATTTATATTAGTAGGTGGCGGTTTTTATCTTGGAGTTCACTTTCCAGGTATTATTGACTACGTATATCTTGTAATTATCTTCTTCCTCGTTATTACAACTTTCACTGTAGTGAAAGGATACTTCAATGCCCGTAAGGAAATAGAAAACTAA
- a CDS encoding ATP-binding cassette, subfamily F, uup, giving the protein MNYLSAENIGRDLGERWLFKGLTFGVLQGEKIALIGSNGCGKSTMLDILAGKTETDGGEVSIRKDIRFGFLEQDPEFDGHISVMDTIFFAENDITKAIKDYEKATKNNDIDLLGSAIERLDSLNGWDYEAKVQQILSKLGIENFESKMNELSGGQKKRVALAKVLIEEPDFVILDEPTNHLDLSAIEWLEGYLSTNNMTLLLVTHDRYFLDKVCNRIMEISNGQIYKYEGNYAYFLEKKDERMQLEAASYEKNKNRLTKELEWMRRQPKARTTKAQYRIDAFHELKDKTKAYKQDDKMELSMKTERMGKKILEINYVTKSYGEKELLKDFSYTFKRGDKIGIVGPNGVGKSTLLDIVMGLTKPDSGKVIKGETIKIGYFSQSGLKFDLGQKVIDSVREIADYVKMGDGRELSMSGLLSLFLFPPKVQHQPIQKLSGGEKRRLQLLKVLAKSPNFLILDEPTNDLDIDTLNVLEEFLESFSGCLLVVSHDRYFMDRIVDHIFAFEGETVIKDFPGNYTEYRIWKDEEEQEERQSKKTKKEPDVIVEVKPEVEKKKLSYKEKVEFETIEKEIAAGEIRKEEIIAAMNGGETDFEKLAALGQELQELKDKLEENELRWLELSEYSK; this is encoded by the coding sequence ATGAATTACTTATCTGCGGAAAATATTGGTCGTGACCTTGGTGAAAGATGGCTTTTTAAAGGCTTAACTTTTGGGGTTTTACAAGGAGAAAAAATCGCCTTGATTGGTAGCAATGGTTGTGGAAAATCAACAATGCTCGATATCCTTGCAGGTAAAACAGAGACCGACGGCGGTGAGGTGAGTATCAGAAAAGACATTAGGTTCGGCTTTTTGGAGCAAGATCCTGAGTTTGATGGTCATATCAGCGTGATGGATACCATTTTCTTTGCCGAAAATGACATAACCAAAGCGATTAAGGATTACGAGAAAGCTACCAAAAACAATGACATTGACTTGTTGGGTTCTGCAATTGAAAGATTAGATTCACTTAATGGCTGGGATTATGAGGCCAAAGTGCAGCAAATTCTTAGTAAGTTGGGAATTGAGAACTTTGAAAGTAAAATGAACGAGCTTTCTGGTGGTCAGAAAAAAAGAGTTGCCCTTGCTAAAGTTCTTATAGAAGAACCAGACTTTGTAATCCTCGATGAGCCTACCAACCACTTGGACCTGAGTGCCATAGAGTGGCTAGAAGGTTACCTTTCTACCAATAATATGACTCTGTTATTGGTAACTCATGATCGTTACTTCTTAGATAAGGTTTGTAATCGTATCATGGAAATTTCCAATGGTCAGATTTACAAATATGAAGGTAACTACGCATATTTTCTTGAGAAAAAGGATGAAAGAATGCAACTAGAAGCTGCTTCTTACGAAAAAAACAAGAATAGACTTACTAAAGAGTTAGAGTGGATGCGTAGGCAACCAAAAGCCAGAACAACCAAAGCTCAATATCGTATAGATGCTTTTCATGAACTAAAAGACAAAACGAAGGCATACAAACAAGATGACAAAATGGAGCTCAGCATGAAAACTGAGCGAATGGGAAAGAAGATTCTTGAAATCAATTATGTAACCAAAAGCTATGGTGAAAAAGAGCTTTTGAAGGACTTCTCTTATACTTTCAAAAGAGGTGATAAAATAGGAATAGTAGGACCAAATGGCGTAGGAAAAAGTACGCTTTTGGACATTGTAATGGGACTTACGAAACCTGATTCTGGTAAGGTGATCAAAGGTGAAACTATCAAAATTGGTTATTTTTCTCAAAGCGGATTAAAATTTGACCTTGGTCAAAAAGTGATAGATAGCGTTAGAGAAATTGCTGATTATGTTAAAATGGGCGATGGTAGAGAACTATCAATGTCGGGTTTACTTTCGCTATTCCTTTTTCCACCTAAGGTGCAGCACCAACCTATTCAAAAGCTTTCTGGAGGTGAGAAAAGAAGATTACAGTTACTGAAAGTGCTTGCCAAAAGCCCCAACTTTTTAATTCTTGATGAGCCTACCAACGATCTTGACATAGATACACTGAACGTCTTAGAAGAGTTTTTGGAGTCATTTTCGGGATGTTTGCTCGTAGTATCACACGATAGATATTTCATGGATCGTATAGTGGATCACATTTTTGCATTTGAAGGAGAAACAGTTATAAAAGATTTCCCTGGCAATTATACCGAATACAGAATCTGGAAAGATGAAGAAGAGCAAGAAGAGCGTCAATCAAAAAAGACTAAAAAAGAGCCCGATGTCATTGTAGAAGTAAAACCAGAAGTAGAGAAAAAGAAACTTAGCTATAAAGAAAAAGTCGAATTCGAAACCATTGAAAAAGAAATTGCTGCTGGAGAAATACGCAAAGAGGAAATTATTGCAGCAATGAATGGAGGTGAAACGGATTTTGAAAAATTAGCAGCTTTGGGTCAAGAGTTACAAGAACTTAAAGACAAGCTGGAGGAAAACGAATTACGTTGGCTCGAGCTATCGGAATACAGCAAATAG
- a CDS encoding deoxyribodipyrimidine photolyase-related protein → MTLRLILGDQLNHNHSWFQEKDDNVFYLMMEVRQETDYVKHHIQKVIAFFLAMRNFANELEQSGHKVKYIHLDNTDNQQDISKNILAIAEELGATKFQYLLPDEYRLDVQLKAFEEKVNHGDFENLKTAEHFDTEHFYTKRGDLESFFKGKKTYLMENFYRMMRKKHNLLMNGEEPQGDQWNFDADNRKKLPKDHTPTPPFIFHKNVKEIVKLIKDEGVQTIGTVEEDNFIWPISRDESLQLLDFFLDQCLPLFGTYEDAMSKNSWSIYHSRLSFAMNAKLLSPEEVIKAAIEQWKKNQNTITLSQIEGFVRQILGWREFMRGIYWAKMPEFASLNYFENKRQLPEWFWTGETRMNCLKHSIGQSLDKAYAHHIQRLMIIGNFALLAGIDPNELDEWYLGIYIDAIEWVEITNTRGMSQYADGGIVGSKPYAGSANYINKMSDYCGSCHYKYKEKTGDKACPFNSLYWQFHERNREKLAKNPRIGMVYRLLDKMETPQKKEIMNQAQTYIENIATL, encoded by the coding sequence ATGACTCTAAGACTAATTCTAGGCGATCAACTTAACCATAACCACAGCTGGTTTCAAGAAAAAGATGACAATGTGTTTTACCTCATGATGGAGGTAAGACAAGAAACGGATTATGTAAAACATCATATCCAAAAAGTCATCGCATTTTTCCTTGCCATGCGAAACTTTGCTAATGAACTAGAACAAAGCGGTCATAAGGTAAAGTATATCCACCTAGACAATACTGATAATCAACAAGATATCTCGAAAAATATATTGGCCATTGCAGAAGAGTTAGGTGCCACCAAGTTTCAATATCTCTTACCAGATGAGTACCGGCTTGATGTTCAGCTCAAAGCTTTTGAAGAGAAAGTGAACCATGGTGATTTTGAAAACCTCAAAACAGCTGAACACTTCGATACTGAACATTTCTATACAAAACGCGGCGACCTCGAAAGTTTCTTTAAAGGCAAGAAAACATACTTAATGGAAAACTTTTATCGCATGATGCGAAAGAAGCACAACCTCTTAATGAATGGAGAAGAACCTCAAGGTGATCAATGGAATTTTGATGCTGACAATCGCAAGAAACTACCCAAAGATCATACCCCTACCCCACCATTTATATTTCATAAAAACGTTAAAGAAATCGTCAAGCTCATTAAAGATGAAGGAGTTCAGACAATAGGAACGGTAGAGGAAGATAATTTTATTTGGCCTATTAGCCGAGATGAGTCACTTCAACTCTTGGATTTTTTCCTTGACCAGTGTCTTCCTCTTTTTGGAACCTACGAAGATGCCATGAGTAAAAACTCATGGTCTATTTATCATTCCAGGTTATCTTTTGCAATGAATGCGAAATTGCTTTCACCAGAAGAAGTTATAAAAGCCGCGATTGAACAATGGAAAAAGAATCAGAATACTATCACCTTATCTCAAATCGAGGGATTTGTACGTCAAATATTGGGCTGGAGAGAGTTTATGAGAGGTATTTATTGGGCAAAAATGCCTGAATTTGCCTCACTTAACTATTTCGAAAATAAACGACAATTACCTGAATGGTTTTGGACAGGAGAAACCAGAATGAATTGCTTGAAACATTCCATTGGACAATCGCTAGATAAGGCATATGCACATCATATTCAGCGACTTATGATCATTGGTAACTTTGCTCTATTAGCTGGCATAGACCCAAATGAATTAGACGAATGGTACTTGGGAATCTATATAGATGCCATTGAATGGGTAGAAATTACAAATACTCGAGGAATGAGTCAGTATGCCGATGGTGGTATCGTCGGAAGTAAACCATATGCAGGTTCTGCAAATTATATCAATAAAATGAGTGATTACTGCGGTAGTTGCCATTATAAATACAAAGAAAAAACTGGAGATAAGGCTTGTCCATTCAACAGCCTTTATTGGCAATTTCATGAAAGAAACCGAGAAAAACTGGCTAAAAACCCAAGAATAGGAATGGTTTATAGGCTTCTTGACAAAATGGAAACGCCTCAGAAAAAAGAAATAATGAATCAAGCACAAACCTATATTGAAAACATAGCCACTTTGTAG
- a CDS encoding dihydrofolate reductase, with protein MQQESLFMPKISLIAAMSKNRAIGLNNALPWPEPIPVDWGNLEKVTAGKKMIMGRKSYESQHRVWSKAGNFVVTRQENYHTDDDFETVHSLQEALNLCQDQDEVFVIGGQAIFEEAIHLADKIELTIVHQEFEGDAFFPTFDESKFKVTAKRDFKIGEGTAYPLSILTYEKQ; from the coding sequence TTGCAACAGGAGAGTCTATTTATGCCTAAAATTTCACTGATAGCGGCAATGAGTAAAAACAGAGCCATTGGTTTAAATAATGCCTTACCATGGCCTGAACCTATTCCAGTAGATTGGGGAAATCTTGAAAAGGTAACTGCGGGCAAAAAAATGATCATGGGACGAAAAAGCTATGAAAGTCAACATAGAGTTTGGTCCAAAGCTGGCAATTTCGTTGTTACTCGTCAAGAAAACTACCACACCGATGATGATTTCGAAACGGTGCATTCGCTACAGGAAGCTTTAAACTTGTGTCAAGATCAAGATGAGGTATTTGTGATAGGTGGTCAAGCCATTTTTGAAGAAGCCATACATTTGGCAGATAAAATAGAACTCACAATTGTACATCAAGAATTTGAAGGTGATGCTTTTTTCCCAACTTTTGATGAAAGTAAATTTAAAGTAACTGCCAAACGTGATTTCAAAATAGGAGAAGGAACCGCCTATCCACTTTCCATCCTAACTTACGAAAAACAATAA
- a CDS encoding Acyl-coenzyme A oxidase, which translates to MKYSSGVLSVLPLFYVGWADSVLSPSEMQIIRKHIQKMDFLSPEDKILLISWTDQKKQPNEETYKSWLEEIRKYAEKQEGQTRKSLADLGLQLAKESSQQKDGKIWDSPKVKSAVEKLEAALGVDNELSKVVFYSSLSPETSVEIETYSAFDTAKMQSILDGKWAPLKNKVKKLLQDPLFAVPVEMRDKDELRALILKQTIGLADQGYGAYAYPKEYGGTGEPAGTVAIFEALGMGNISLLIKYGVQFGLWGGAVYQLGTAYHHKTYLTPTGTGELLGCFAMTETGHGSNVRDLETITTYDHAKKELIVHSPTYTAGKEYIGNALHSQYASVFTQLIVDGVNHGIHAVIVRLRDENHNLLPGIKVEDCGYKMGLNGVDNGRIWFDNVRVPLKNLLNKYGGINDNGEYQSSIKKDSKRFFTMLGALVGGRVSIAAASNTIAKKSLDIAIKYALKRRQFNSTGGEKETLILDYPTHHKRLFPLLAKSYALTFALENLRNKYGDNYGSSDQREVEALAAGLKSYASWHATSTIQECREACGGKGYLAENEFTDLKGDSDIFTTFEGDNTVLLQLVAKSLLTEFKQEFNDGGYTAIARYALRRVSARMTQLNPFNTRNTNSEHILSRDFQDSALKYREEKLFFTLSDRMRNFIKKKLSGDEIFLRVQTHMIALAKAHVEYYIYQAFATHIDSMEEGPERKAMETMLSTFALDAIYADNGWFLENEFISGDKSKAIRKVLNKLYRTIRPMAGDLVKSFGIPESLRKAQIATGESIYA; encoded by the coding sequence ATGAAATATTCATCTGGAGTTTTAAGTGTATTGCCTCTTTTTTATGTGGGCTGGGCAGACTCCGTTTTGAGTCCCTCAGAAATGCAAATTATTAGAAAGCATATTCAAAAAATGGACTTCCTGAGCCCTGAAGATAAGATTTTGCTTATTTCATGGACTGATCAAAAAAAGCAACCAAATGAAGAAACCTATAAATCGTGGTTAGAAGAAATTCGCAAATATGCAGAAAAGCAAGAAGGTCAAACTAGAAAAAGCCTGGCCGATTTGGGACTTCAACTTGCAAAAGAATCCTCCCAACAAAAAGATGGAAAAATATGGGACTCGCCAAAAGTGAAATCTGCGGTTGAGAAACTTGAAGCTGCTTTAGGAGTTGATAACGAACTATCAAAAGTTGTATTTTATTCAAGTCTTTCCCCAGAAACATCGGTAGAAATAGAAACATATAGTGCATTTGATACTGCTAAAATGCAATCAATATTGGATGGAAAATGGGCCCCTTTAAAAAACAAGGTCAAAAAATTGTTGCAGGATCCACTCTTCGCTGTACCTGTGGAGATGCGTGACAAAGATGAACTTAGAGCTCTTATTTTGAAGCAAACTATCGGACTTGCTGACCAAGGCTACGGAGCTTATGCCTACCCAAAAGAATACGGAGGTACCGGCGAACCAGCAGGAACAGTCGCGATTTTTGAAGCTCTCGGAATGGGAAATATCAGCTTGCTCATCAAATACGGTGTACAATTTGGACTTTGGGGCGGAGCAGTTTACCAACTAGGAACAGCCTATCACCACAAAACCTACCTCACTCCTACTGGCACGGGGGAATTATTGGGTTGCTTCGCAATGACAGAAACTGGCCATGGCTCTAATGTGCGAGACTTGGAAACCATTACAACCTACGACCATGCTAAAAAGGAACTGATTGTACATTCTCCAACCTACACGGCTGGTAAAGAATATATTGGAAATGCACTCCATTCCCAATACGCCTCTGTATTTACACAATTAATCGTTGATGGTGTTAATCATGGCATACACGCTGTTATCGTTAGATTGAGAGACGAAAATCACAATCTACTTCCCGGCATCAAGGTAGAGGACTGCGGTTATAAAATGGGACTCAATGGCGTTGACAATGGCCGAATTTGGTTTGACAATGTTCGCGTTCCGCTCAAAAACTTGCTTAACAAATACGGTGGCATCAATGATAATGGCGAATACCAAAGTAGCATTAAGAAAGACTCAAAAAGGTTTTTCACTATGCTTGGTGCACTCGTAGGTGGTAGGGTAAGTATAGCAGCCGCTTCCAATACCATTGCTAAGAAATCGCTAGACATAGCCATTAAATATGCACTTAAAAGAAGGCAATTCAATAGCACAGGAGGTGAAAAAGAAACTTTAATACTTGATTATCCGACTCACCACAAGCGTTTGTTTCCTCTCTTGGCTAAGAGTTATGCCCTCACTTTTGCTTTAGAAAACTTGAGAAATAAATATGGCGACAACTATGGTTCAAGCGATCAGCGTGAAGTAGAAGCACTTGCAGCAGGACTAAAAAGCTACGCTTCGTGGCACGCAACTTCTACCATTCAAGAATGTAGAGAAGCATGTGGAGGAAAGGGTTATTTGGCAGAAAATGAATTCACAGACCTTAAAGGAGACAGTGACATTTTCACCACTTTTGAGGGAGACAATACCGTTCTCCTACAGCTTGTTGCAAAATCGCTTTTAACCGAGTTTAAGCAGGAATTTAATGATGGAGGTTATACTGCCATAGCACGTTATGCCCTTAGGCGAGTTTCTGCTCGAATGACGCAGCTAAACCCTTTCAATACCCGTAATACCAACTCAGAGCATATATTAAGTAGAGATTTTCAAGACTCTGCTTTGAAATATAGGGAAGAAAAACTCTTTTTCACACTTAGTGACAGAATGAGAAATTTCATCAAAAAGAAACTTAGCGGAGACGAGATTTTCTTAAGAGTACAAACTCATATGATTGCATTGGCAAAAGCCCACGTGGAATATTATATTTACCAAGCTTTTGCAACTCATATTGATAGTATGGAAGAAGGTCCGGAACGCAAAGCAATGGAAACAATGCTTTCAACTTTTGCCCTAGATGCAATATATGCTGACAACGGCTGGTTCTTGGAAAATGAATTTATCTCTGGAGACAAATCAAAAGCCATTAGAAAAGTGCTTAATAAACTATACAGAACAATACGACCAATGGCAGGAGACTTGGTAAAATCTTTTGGAATTCCTGAATCATTACGAAAAGCACAAATTGCAACAGGAGAGTCTATTTATGCCTAA